In Spirosoma sp. KUDC1026, the sequence GCCGGGCCAGGAGGGGGGCGGCCTGCTCGATGGCCTGGGGTAGATCCAGAATTATCGACCTGAGTGCTGGTAATTTTCGGCAAAGTGCCGCTGAGTGCTGCCCATGCGAACCGCCAATGTCGAGCATGGCAGTAGCCGATTTAGATACTGGCACCCGGCGGCTAAACTCACGGGCTTCAGCGCTGCTGGCGGCTACCATGGCTTCCTGATAATACTGCCACTGCTGTGGAGATAATGTATCGTGATACTGAATGCCCTGTCCCGTTTCCAGGTAATCGCCCAGGTGATTCAGCCAGTCCCAGACAACCCGATTATTGAAAATCATCATGCCCTGCACCGACTGGGGATCGTTTTTCAGAGCAAACCGGCGGGCCATTCGGGTCAGTTTGAACTGTTCCTTTCTGAACGTAAAATATCCCATTGCCGTCAGCAGGCCCATCAGTTCACCCAGCGCTTTTCGGTTGAGCCGCAGGCTGGTTACCAGCTCGTCGAGCGATTGTGGACCCAGTGCCAATGCGTCGAAAACGCCCTTATCGGCCGCTTCCAGAACGGCCTTCGCCATCACCGGCATAACCTGCGCATGAAGCAGGGGAATAGGAACCAGGTTGGCCTGTAGCGCGAACCACTCGAATGGATTTTCGGGAGAAATCTTGAGTTGCATGCAAAGAAGTATGTATGCCTATAACTCAGCCCGCCCGATTTTGTGCAGTTTTGAGGGAATAAACTGCACGTAGGTGCAGAGCGAAAAGGTACTGTGACGTTCGATTCCCTAGACTAAAAGCTTTTAACCAGAACTTTCTTTACCTCGTCGAAGGAAGCCGGTAAGGGCGCATTACGCTTATCCACTTTTCCCGTCCGACCAATGATCGTCGCTGATATTTCTTCGTTCGACCGCAAATAACCAAGCAGGTCTTCGAGTTGACTGGACGTTGCCAGCAGATGATCGCCAGTAAGTTTGTTCTTCGCGCTGAATTCAATCCACAGACGTGGGTCATCGCCGAAAGCTGGGAGATAGACCAACGCAAAATCCTGGATCCGGTACGTATCGCGAAGTCGCTGTGCGTCTATGGCTGCCTGTCGTCCACCCTCGGAATTGGGACTGGTCAGAAGCAAATAAACAACCTTACCCCGGTTGGCGTTGAGAACCCGGTCCAGTAGGGCGCGTCCATCCGTAAACGCATCTCGGGTAACGAAGATGCCGTTGCCGAGGTCAAGCGCGTTCGTTGCTACCTGGGCCTTCTGTAAGGTTCTCACCGCCTGCCGAACCTGGGAACTGTCCTTTATCTGTAGTGCATAGAGTTCGGCCAGCGATTGTTTGAGCGCCGGATCGTCAATCCGGGGCCGGGCATAATCGTAAAGCAGTGCCGAGAAGTCGAGAGTAAGGCCCGGTAAAACATCGGCCAGCCAATAAGCAGTCACGTAGTCCGTAGCGGCTTCCTTGAATTTGGTACGGGTGCGTTGCTGGAGTAATTCATAGAAGACCAGCCGCTGAATGGTATCGTTGCTGCGTTTGATAAGGCGATTAAAGAAATTGATGTCCGACGCCTTGGCATTATTGTTATCGACGTAGCCCTCCAGCCGGGAGCGTTCATCGTCGGTAACACGTCCGTAGCGAAGCAATAAATCCGAGAGCGATCGGACAGATAAACCGCTGTTCTGACGGGTAATTTCCGGGGTTGAGCTTTGTTGAACTGCATACACGGCAAAGCGATTCATGGCCAAAGCACGGGCCGCGGTCAGTAATCCATCGTCGGCCGGGCGGAGCGTATCACTTAACGTAGCGTCGATGTCGTTTCCCAGAAACTGAGCCCGTTCGTAGAGGAAAGCCGCTGCGTTGTAGCGCGCGACGGAGTTGAGCCAGCGGCTAACCAGAGGAAATGGTTTTTCCTTTTTTGCATAAGCCAGAAAAGGAGCCCGGTAGGCGTCGAGGGCAATCTGATAGGCAAATACGTCGCTCTTACCCTCGGTGCTATTTGTTATTTTACGGCCATCAGGCTTGTTAGTGTATGTCGCTTCAAAGGCTTTATAACGGGCATATTGCTGATTTACCTGGGCATTTGTGCCCGCAAACTGAAAGGGGACGGCCGCCGTAAACAGGGAATCGGCATTCAGCGTTATTGTTACTGTTCCAGGAGCCGCCAGAAAAGCGGTGGAGATTCGCCCGTAGGTAAAATACATTTCCTCCTGCGTGTAGATCAGCGGGAGCGACACGCGAAACGTACCATCAACGGCTAGGGGAGCCGGACGGACCAGCTCGCGGCTGGCCTGTAGAATGTTGTTTCGGCTGACGAGCACCGTGGGCGATTCGCGGTACAGACGGGCCGACAGGTTTTTGATCTGCCCCGTAACAATCACCGAATCGACCTGCGCCCAGCTGGCAGTTGTCAGGAAAAGAAAGAAAAGAAAAAAGGGTACTGTATAGCTGTTTCTCATTGCTTCACAAAAGGATAAAGCAATAACAAACGAAAGTTATAAACTGTCAACCCGATCCCTAAAATTGGCCTAAATCAGGTGGTTTTGATACCGTGATACTGATCGTCTTCCTTGTAATCTTTCCGCAATGGATGCCCGTTCCAGTCGGTGGGCAGCAGGATTCGGCGCAGGTCGGGATGGCCGGTGAAGGAAATACCGATCAGGTCAAACGCTTCCCGCTCGTGCCAGTCGGCCGTACGCCAGATGTGGGCAACACTCGGAATCGCGGGCAGGGCTTTCTCTCCTGTATTCCGCGGCACCGTAACCCGGATCATCAGGTCGTGCTCATACGGAATGGAGGTGAGGTTATAGACTACATCCATCGTATCAGCCGCCGGGCTATTATCCAGCCCTGTCAGGCAGGCCAGCAAATCGAAGAAAAGCCGGTCGTCATCGCGCAGGAACTGGCAGACCGCTACCAGTTGATCAGCAGGAACAAGTATGAAAGGCTGTAAATTCTGCGTATTAGCCTGAAGTGTCTGCGGAAACTGCTTCGCTAACAGGCTGTATATGTCGGTGAATGTCATCGTATCAGGTAATACCGTTACCGGGTGATTCAACCACAAAGTTATACCAGCCAGGCCAGCCATTGCATCCAATTCTGAAGCCAGAACAGAAACGACGTAGCGTATTTGGCGGCTGGGGCGGTTGAAGGCTGCAGCGTCAGACTGTTGTTGTTGAAGTTGGTATCCATGTAGAGCTTCTGCTTCGGATCAGCTTTGGCCCAGACAACCTTGGCGTTCTCGGTCAGCGTAAAGGCCCGCTGGCGTCCTTTGCCATCCCAGAACAGGAGTAGCTCCTTGCCATTGTCAAAATGAACCAGTATGTCCAGCGGCATCTGACCATCGGCCTTACGCTGAACCAGTACCGTCGAGCGGTAGCGGTTCCCCTGTTTCTGGTTGCGAATGCTGGTCAGTTCGTAGTCAACGACCTTATCCCCATAGAGCGCCTGATCGAAGAACCAGTTCATATCCGGGCCGTACTTATTGCCCAGGCGTTTGGGTACGATTTCGTTGACAATGCTGATAAAGCTATCGGCGTTCGGGTGTTTGAACTGCCAGCGCTGAAAATACGTCCGCATGATTTCGTCCATGACGGGTTTACTGACGAGACCTTCCAGCGTTTTGAGCCAGGTCGCCGTTTTGGAATACGTCAGCACCCCGTACTGACCGTCGGGGAGCTGCCAGGTATTTCCGAACGAGGAGCCAATGGCCGGATTCCGTTGGTGAACATAGCTGTCCCGCGAACTTTCCGTGTCACCCATTCGAAAGCCTAGCAGCTCAGCCGCCGATGAGCGAACGCCGTACGTATCGTCCATCACTCGACCTTCGTAATACTGATTGAATCCTTCATCCAGCCAGGCTTCTTCGAATTCGTTTGACGCCAGTAACTGCATGAAATACTGGTGGCCGAATTCGTGAACCGTCACCGTTTCGGGAAGTCGAACTCCTTCCGGTACAAACCAGGCCGTGCCCGCCGTAATGAACGTAGGGTACTCCATACCGCCCGATCCGCTGGCATGCACCGGGGGATCGACAATGGTCAGGTTAGGGAAGGGGTATTTACCAAGATTCTTATCGAAGTAAGCCAACGCGGCTTTGATGGCGTCCAGATGCCGCTTGGCCTGACCAGCATGTTCGGGCTGGAGCAGCAGCTCGATGCTGACGTGTTTCCATTTGTCGTTCACGACCTGAAAATGCGGAGAAGCTGTCCAGGCGAAATCCACTACGTCTTCGGCATGCCAACGTAGTGTTTTGGTGCCGTTAGGATTCTTTTTCTCGCCTACCATCAGCCCCGTGGCTCCCACCCAGAACTGGGTTGGTGTAGTGATGTTGACGTCATAAACGCCGTAGTCGGCGTAGAATTCGGAGTGAGCATGAAACTGGTGGCAGTTCCACTGACCCTGCGTTGCGTAGCGGGTACCGGCCGGCTCGTAGACGCCAATTTTGGGGAACCACTGCCCAACCAGAAAGTAGTCGCGACTGAACCCCGTGCGAGCAAAGATCTTTGGCAGTTTGGCGCGGAAGTTAATATCTAGAACAATTGTTTCGCCGGGACCGACGGGCTTGCTTAGCGGCACCCGGATAACCGTATGGTCATTTTTATTTTGATCGTCGGGCTGAATGAACTGATAAGCCAGTGACTCACCACTCCGTACCTTCATGGAAACTACGTCGATGGAGCCATAGGGGTTTTCTTTGGCATTACGTTCAATCTGGTCCCCCCGTAGCTGCCCCCCCGACTCGCGCATGAACGTCGACTGCTCGTTTCGGAACGCGTTTAGATACAGGTGGAACTGCAGCTCCCGAATAACATCGCCCGACGGGTTGCGCCAGGTCAGGGTCTCGCGGCCGGTTAATTTTTTGGTGGCCGGGTCGAGCGTTACGTCAATCTGATAATTGGCCAGCCGAGGACTCAGTGGTTTCGGAAAAATAGCCGACGGGGTTTGCCCGAACGTCAGCGAAGCGAAACAGAACAACAGCAGAAAAGGCAGGAGTCGTTGCATAGCCGTCAAAAAAAGAAAGACCAGCCCCGATACGTGTCAGAGCTGGTCAAATATACTGGATTATAAAAACTATGGACAGGGTTATAGGATTTGTAGTTTACAACAGTATTGAATCCTGCCAATCCTGTAATCCTATCTATAACCCATCAAGAATTAACGAGGGAGTCGCTCATGAGCTGAAGTAGCGTTTCTACATCGTGCTGACGGGCCAGACGATACTGGGCAAACGAGGTGCCCGTACCTACTTTGATCGTATACGCCCAGTTCGGCATTTGTCGGAACATGTCTTCGTCCGTTGTGTCGTCGCCAATGCTGACAATAAAATCATACGACTCCTGTTCGTATAGCGAGCGGGCCACTGTTCCTTTACTGTGTTGCGCCGGTTTGATTTCAATAACCTTGTTTCCCTGAATCACCGTCAGCGGCACCGACGATTGAACGCTACGTAACTGGGTGGCCAGTTCGACGGCCCGGCTCTCGATATCGTCGGCCGTGGCCCGGCGGTAATGCCAGGCAATGGCTGTCTCTTTGGCCTCAACAAAGGTGCCCGGAAACAGGTCAACGTATTGCTGAAGCAGCGGACGAATCAGATCGACCCAGTTGCCGTCCGATAGGTCCAGCCGTTGCCAGTCCTGGTCTGCTTTTTTGTGAAAAGCGCCGTGTTCGGCCACCAGCTGTACAGGTAGTCCCTCGAATGTTTTCTCCAGGAACGTCCGGTTCCGGCCGCTGATGACTACTATATCGCTTTGCTGCGCCAACTGCGCCAGCACCTGATGCATAGTTTCCGACAGGTGGGCGTCGGCTGGATCGTTGACCAGCGGAGTCAGCGTACCGTCGAAATCAAACAGTAACAAACGACGACTGGCGTTGTCGAAAGCTGTCAGGTAAGCGTCGACAGACAGGTTTGTTTCCAGGACAGGGTGTTCATCGGTAGCGTGTTCGAAAGTGTTCATAAAGTCGTGGCTCCAGCGGAAGACGTTGTGATTCTGGAGATGGTTGCGCATAATCTGCATACGTCGTGCCTGTTCGGCGGGCTCCATTTCCAGAGCCTGCAAAATGGCTGATGCGACTTCCTGCGTGTCGGTTGGATTGATGATTAAAGCATTGGTTAATTCCTGGGCGGCCCCCGTTAGTTCACTAAGGATAAGTACACCCTGATTGTCAAACCGGCTGGCAACAAACTCTTTGCAGACGAGATTCATGCCATCCCGGACGGGCGTAATCAGGGCTATGTCGCAGGCCGTATAGGAAGCCAGCAGTTCGTTGAACTCCAGCGATTTGTACGAGTAGACAATGGGACGCCAGCCAATACTGCCGTACGACCCATTAATCCGGCCGACTGTTTCATCGATCTCGCGCTTGAGTTCCTGGTAATGGCCAATCTGATCGCGGGAGGGTACTACGTTCATCACAAAGGTTACCCGCTCGTGCCAGTCCGAATTTTGCTCCAGGAAGCGCTCATACCCCTGCAAACGATACGTAATACCTTTGGTGTAATCGAGTCGATCGACTGAGAAAATCAGTTTATGAGGGGCAACCAGCTTCTGATACCGCTGCTTGATCTCGATAACTTCCGGCGTCTGACTTTCCAGATTGAATTTATTGTAATCAATGCTGATCGGGAAGTCTTTGACCACTACCGATCGTTCGGGGAGGACTATGCGCTGGTTGATAGTAGGCAACCCCAATACCTCCGCGACACTTTGCAGAAAGTGGCTTACGTAATCGGCTGTATGAAACCCGACGACATCGGCGCCTAAAACTCCGCCGATGAGCGCCTGACGCCAGGCACGGGGCAGAAGTTTGATGATCTCGTAGTTAGGAAAAGGAATATGGAAAAAATAACCAATGCAAGCTTCCGGAATGGCCTGCCGTAGCATATCGGGCAGCAGCATCAGCTGAAAATCCTGAATCCAGATGAGGTCGCCGGGTTCGATAATAGCTACCAGTTCTTCCAGAAAACGGGTGTTGGCCTGTTGATAAGCCTCGAAATCTTCTTCCCGGAAAGAAGCGTAGGTGGGGAAGTAGTGAAATAGGGGCCAGATCAGGTCGTTGGCAAAGCCCTCATAAAACCGCTTGTGTACATCATCATCGATGAAAACCGGGTGAGCAACGAAGTTCTCGTTCTCGAAAACGGAGCTGGGAAGATCTGCCAGATTATTGCCTGCCTGGCCAACCCAGTGAATCTTGGGCGCGTGTTCTGACGTTGACTGTCCTACCTGTTCGGCCAGCGATAGAACGGCTGAAACCAGGCCGCCTGAATTCTGGAAAATTTCGGTGCCTTCGTTCGTGCGTTTAATCGTAAAAGGTAATCGATAGGCAACAATGATGATACGGTTGTGGGATTGTTTAACACTAGTCATACGTACAGTTTAGCGTCTGACAACGCCGGATAGATGCCCGTAAAACGTATAATACGATTTCGGTTTGGCCGAAAGTGAGCCGGTAGCTGGTAGGTGGGCCCTTGTCATTACCATTCGCGATAATGATGGGTCTGTTACTTAGATTAACGAATATAAAGGAAACATGTTCTGACCTGAACCGGATAAATAGCACCCCACAGGCAAAAAGCAGGCTTGTTGCTGCCGATCGTCACATCTTTTTAACAAAAGATACCAAAGATGTCTTATAGTTCTTTGGGGCCTTAAGCTCACTAAACAGAGATATTTACCAACGTTACTGGATTATGGCGGGAAATAACAGCGTGATAGATGATAAGCTACACTGGTATAAGGATGCAATAATTTATGAGCTGCACATCAAAGCCTTTCGCGATGGGAACGGCGATGGAATCGGCGATTTTCAGGGACTGCTCGAAAAGCTGGACTACCTCCAGGAACTGGGCGTAACAGCTATTTGGGTCCTGCCTTTCTATCCGTCACCACTTCGCGACGACGGCTACGACATTGCCGATTACTACAGTATTAACCCGTCTTACGGAACCATCAAACAGTTCAAGCTCTTTCTGGACGAAGCGCACCGCCGGAACCTGAAAGTGATTACGGAGTTGGTGATTAACCACTCGTCCGATCAGCACCCCTGGTTCCAACGGGCCAAAAAAGCCCCCAAAGGATCGCCGGAACGGGACTACTACGTCTGGAGCGACGATCCAACGAAATACAAGGACGTGCGGATCATTTTCCAGGACTTTGAACTCTCGAACTGGACCTGGGACCACGAAGCACAGCAGTATTACTGGCACCGATTCTTCCACCACCAGCCCGATCTGAACTACGACAATCCGCTGGTGCAGGACGAGGTGTTCAAGATGATCGACTACTGGTGTGAAATGGGCGTTGATGGGTTCCGGCTCGATGCGGTACCATACCTGTTTGAACGGGAAGGTACCAATGGCGAGAACCTGCCCGAAACTCACGCCTTTCTGAAAAAACTGCGAAAACACGTCGATGATCACTTTCCCGGCGTTGTGTTCCTGGCCGAGGCCAACATGTGGCCGGAAGATTCAGCCTCCTACTTTGGTGATGGTGATGAGTGCCACATGAACTACCATTTTCCGGTGATGCCGAGGATGTTCATGGCCCTGCAAATGGAAGATCGGTATCCGATTACGGATATTTTCGACCAGACGCCCGAAATTCCGGCAACCTGCCAGTGGGCTATCTTCCTGCGTAACCACGATGAGCTGACACTTGAAATGGTGACCGACGAGGAGCGGGACTATATGTATAAGACCTACGCCAAAAACCCGAAAGCCAAGATCAACCTAGGGATTCGGCACCGGCTGGCTCCGCTGATGGGTAACAACCGGAAACGGATTGAACTCTTAAATAGCCTGCTGTTCTCGCTGCCCGGTACGCCCGTACTGTATTACGGCGATGAGATTGGTATGGGCGACAACGTATACCTGGGCGACCGGGATGGTGTGCGGACACCGATGCAGTGGTCGCCCGACCGAAACGCGGGTTTCTCCGGGGCAAACCCGCAGCAGCTGTATCTACCTACCATTCTGGATCCGGAATACCATTACGAATCGGTGAACGTCGAAACGCAGCGGGGTAATACGTCGTCGCTGTTCTGGTTCACGAAACGGATGATGAGCCTGCGCAAAAAATATAAGGCGTTTGGCCGGGGCGACCTGAAATTCATGAACGTCGAAAACCCGAAGGTGCTGGCATTTACCCGGACCTACGAGAACCAGACCTTGCTGATTGTCGTCAACCTGTCAAAATACGCGCAGCCCGCCGAAGTGGACCTGAGCAGTTATAAAGGACAGGTTCCGGTCGAACTGTTCAGTCAGAATCGCTTCCCGGTCATCGGCGAAAACGGTACGTACTTTTTTACGCTGGCTCCGCACGATTACCAATGGTTCGTGCTGGACAAAACGCGGACCGAAGTGGCCGAAGCGGTTGATCTGCCCGAGCTGGAGCTCGACCGATGGGACAACCTGCTGGATGGTTACTCGCGTGAGTTGCTAGAAACCAGTTTGTTACCGGCCTATCTGGACAAAGTGGACTGGTTTAATGGGCGCGGACAAACCTTATTTGGCGTAACTATCACCGATTCAAGTAAACTTTCGGTTGATGGGCAGGATTCTTACCTGATCCTGATCGAGATCTCGTACGAACGCGGCTTGCCCGAAACGTACCAGCTCGTATTGACTTTCGCTTCCAATGTGCAGGCGGCCAAATTGATGGATAACTGTGCTCAATCGGTGCTGGCTACGTTAACGGTCAACGGTAAAGAAGGCATTTTGTGCGATGGCTTCTACGTAACGGCTGTGCAGCAACTGCTCCTGAACCGATTCGTGGAGAGCGGCCCCACTGCTGGACCGGCGGATTCGTCTTCTGACCAGGACCGGATTACGTTTGAAGGCAGCGCGGTCCTGACCGACTACGTTCGCGATCATGGCGATGTCCGGCCTAAGCTTGTTACGTCCGGACAGGGTTACACGGCCATCAGCTACGATAATAATTTCCTGCTGAAGATGTACCGCAAAATTGACCGGGCGCTCAATCCTGACCTGGAAATCAGTCGGTATCTGTCTGAAACGGTGGGGTTTGACTACGTGCCGACCTTTGCAGGAGCGGTCAGCCTGCAAACGGCTGGCGATCCTATTGCGTTGGGTATGATCCAGCTCATTCCCGAAAGCCGGGGCGATGGACACAAATTCATGCTTGAGCGGATCAATAATTACATTGAACGGGTGCAGGCGCGCGACCTGAGTCTACTCAACACGAGGGATCGGATGGGCAGTCTGGCGCAGCCGGTTTCGGTCGACGAAATACCCACTGAGCTGGAAGATTTATTGGGCGTGCGGGCTGCCGAGCAGGTACGGGTAATTGGTCAGCACATCGGCGAAATGCACCTGGCTCTGGCGTCAGGAAAGGACCTGAAGGACTTTGCGCCGGAGGATTTTTCCCTGCATTACCAGCGGTCGCTGTTTTCGGGCATGCAGGCACTCGTCCGGGAAAATTACCAGACTCAGCAGCGTAACCTGAACCGGCTGCCCAATGACATTCAGGAAGAGGTCGAAACCATTATCGAGCGGAAAGACGATATTCTGAACGTGCTGAAGCGGATTTACGACAAGAAGCTGGATGCGACAAAAATCCGGATTCACGGCAATCTGCAGCTAAACAAAATTCTGCTGACGGGCAAAGAGATGGCGATTCAGGACTTTGGTGGGGACGCAACCCGGAGTTACAGCGAACGACGACTGAAACGCTCACCACTACGGGACGTTGTTACGATGATTCGGTCGTTTTACTACGTAGCCCACGAGGGTTTTGCCAAAAGTCTGCAGCTTTCGGAAGAAGACAAAAAAGACGCCAAACGCTACGCGGATTTCTGGGCGTACTATATGAGCAGCTTTTTCCTGCGGGCTTATCTGGACACCGTTCGGGAAAGCTCGCTGGTACCGCAGCAGCCCGATGATCTGGAAATGATGATTGAAACCTACCTGCTCGAACGGGCGGT encodes:
- a CDS encoding class I SAM-dependent methyltransferase, producing the protein MQLKISPENPFEWFALQANLVPIPLLHAQVMPVMAKAVLEAADKGVFDALALGPQSLDELVTSLRLNRKALGELMGLLTAMGYFTFRKEQFKLTRMARRFALKNDPQSVQGMMIFNNRVVWDWLNHLGDYLETGQGIQYHDTLSPQQWQYYQEAMVAASSAEAREFSRRVPVSKSATAMLDIGGSHGQHSAALCRKLPALRSIILDLPQAIEQAAPLLARQELGDRVVHQAGNALTDDFGENQYDIVLLSSLAHHFTNDQNQDVASKVSRALRPGGVFIVNEFIRPQTGAKPELVGSSTDLFYGLSSTAGNYSIAEIQQWQETAGLRPYKVIWYRTLPGRAMVVARK
- a CDS encoding NADH-quinone oxidoreductase subunit C: MTFTDIYSLLAKQFPQTLQANTQNLQPFILVPADQLVAVCQFLRDDDRLFFDLLACLTGLDNSPAADTMDVVYNLTSIPYEHDLMIRVTVPRNTGEKALPAIPSVAHIWRTADWHEREAFDLIGISFTGHPDLRRILLPTDWNGHPLRKDYKEDDQYHGIKTT
- a CDS encoding M1 family metallopeptidase, whose product is MQRLLPFLLLFCFASLTFGQTPSAIFPKPLSPRLANYQIDVTLDPATKKLTGRETLTWRNPSGDVIRELQFHLYLNAFRNEQSTFMRESGGQLRGDQIERNAKENPYGSIDVVSMKVRSGESLAYQFIQPDDQNKNDHTVIRVPLSKPVGPGETIVLDINFRAKLPKIFARTGFSRDYFLVGQWFPKIGVYEPAGTRYATQGQWNCHQFHAHSEFYADYGVYDVNITTPTQFWVGATGLMVGEKKNPNGTKTLRWHAEDVVDFAWTASPHFQVVNDKWKHVSIELLLQPEHAGQAKRHLDAIKAALAYFDKNLGKYPFPNLTIVDPPVHASGSGGMEYPTFITAGTAWFVPEGVRLPETVTVHEFGHQYFMQLLASNEFEEAWLDEGFNQYYEGRVMDDTYGVRSSAAELLGFRMGDTESSRDSYVHQRNPAIGSSFGNTWQLPDGQYGVLTYSKTATWLKTLEGLVSKPVMDEIMRTYFQRWQFKHPNADSFISIVNEIVPKRLGNKYGPDMNWFFDQALYGDKVVDYELTSIRNQKQGNRYRSTVLVQRKADGQMPLDILVHFDNGKELLLFWDGKGRQRAFTLTENAKVVWAKADPKQKLYMDTNFNNNSLTLQPSTAPAAKYATSFLFWLQNWMQWLAWLV
- a CDS encoding bifunctional alpha,alpha-trehalose-phosphate synthase (UDP-forming)/trehalose-phosphatase, producing MTSVKQSHNRIIIVAYRLPFTIKRTNEGTEIFQNSGGLVSAVLSLAEQVGQSTSEHAPKIHWVGQAGNNLADLPSSVFENENFVAHPVFIDDDVHKRFYEGFANDLIWPLFHYFPTYASFREEDFEAYQQANTRFLEELVAIIEPGDLIWIQDFQLMLLPDMLRQAIPEACIGYFFHIPFPNYEIIKLLPRAWRQALIGGVLGADVVGFHTADYVSHFLQSVAEVLGLPTINQRIVLPERSVVVKDFPISIDYNKFNLESQTPEVIEIKQRYQKLVAPHKLIFSVDRLDYTKGITYRLQGYERFLEQNSDWHERVTFVMNVVPSRDQIGHYQELKREIDETVGRINGSYGSIGWRPIVYSYKSLEFNELLASYTACDIALITPVRDGMNLVCKEFVASRFDNQGVLILSELTGAAQELTNALIINPTDTQEVASAILQALEMEPAEQARRMQIMRNHLQNHNVFRWSHDFMNTFEHATDEHPVLETNLSVDAYLTAFDNASRRLLLFDFDGTLTPLVNDPADAHLSETMHQVLAQLAQQSDIVVISGRNRTFLEKTFEGLPVQLVAEHGAFHKKADQDWQRLDLSDGNWVDLIRPLLQQYVDLFPGTFVEAKETAIAWHYRRATADDIESRAVELATQLRSVQSSVPLTVIQGNKVIEIKPAQHSKGTVARSLYEQESYDFIVSIGDDTTDEDMFRQMPNWAYTIKVGTGTSFAQYRLARQHDVETLLQLMSDSLVNS
- the treS gene encoding maltose alpha-D-glucosyltransferase, translated to MAGNNSVIDDKLHWYKDAIIYELHIKAFRDGNGDGIGDFQGLLEKLDYLQELGVTAIWVLPFYPSPLRDDGYDIADYYSINPSYGTIKQFKLFLDEAHRRNLKVITELVINHSSDQHPWFQRAKKAPKGSPERDYYVWSDDPTKYKDVRIIFQDFELSNWTWDHEAQQYYWHRFFHHQPDLNYDNPLVQDEVFKMIDYWCEMGVDGFRLDAVPYLFEREGTNGENLPETHAFLKKLRKHVDDHFPGVVFLAEANMWPEDSASYFGDGDECHMNYHFPVMPRMFMALQMEDRYPITDIFDQTPEIPATCQWAIFLRNHDELTLEMVTDEERDYMYKTYAKNPKAKINLGIRHRLAPLMGNNRKRIELLNSLLFSLPGTPVLYYGDEIGMGDNVYLGDRDGVRTPMQWSPDRNAGFSGANPQQLYLPTILDPEYHYESVNVETQRGNTSSLFWFTKRMMSLRKKYKAFGRGDLKFMNVENPKVLAFTRTYENQTLLIVVNLSKYAQPAEVDLSSYKGQVPVELFSQNRFPVIGENGTYFFTLAPHDYQWFVLDKTRTEVAEAVDLPELELDRWDNLLDGYSRELLETSLLPAYLDKVDWFNGRGQTLFGVTITDSSKLSVDGQDSYLILIEISYERGLPETYQLVLTFASNVQAAKLMDNCAQSVLATLTVNGKEGILCDGFYVTAVQQLLLNRFVESGPTAGPADSSSDQDRITFEGSAVLTDYVRDHGDVRPKLVTSGQGYTAISYDNNFLLKMYRKIDRALNPDLEISRYLSETVGFDYVPTFAGAVSLQTAGDPIALGMIQLIPESRGDGHKFMLERINNYIERVQARDLSLLNTRDRMGSLAQPVSVDEIPTELEDLLGVRAAEQVRVIGQHIGEMHLALASGKDLKDFAPEDFSLHYQRSLFSGMQALVRENYQTQQRNLNRLPNDIQEEVETIIERKDDILNVLKRIYDKKLDATKIRIHGNLQLNKILLTGKEMAIQDFGGDATRSYSERRLKRSPLRDVVTMIRSFYYVAHEGFAKSLQLSEEDKKDAKRYADFWAYYMSSFFLRAYLDTVRESSLVPQQPDDLEMMIETYLLERAVIDLSDELNHRPDWVQVPLRMITSIINK